One Euphorbia lathyris chromosome 1, ddEupLath1.1, whole genome shotgun sequence DNA segment encodes these proteins:
- the LOC136211107 gene encoding reticulon-like protein B4, which translates to MAEHHKDESAGESLLDKITEKFHGHDSSSSSSDSDNDEKKKSSSSPSLKTKIYRLFGREKPVHHVLGGGKPADIFLWRNKKVSGGVLGGVTAMWILFELIEYHFLTLICHGLILALAILFLWSNASTFINKSPPHIPNVHIPEEHVVQLADGLRVEINHGFSILRDIASGRDLKKFLYVIAGLWVLSVVGSWCNFLTLFYIVFVLLFSVPVFYEKYDDKVDAFAEKAMFEIKKQYAVFDAKVLSKIPKGSLKAKKML; encoded by the exons ATGGCAGAGCATCACAAGGATGAGTCGGCGGGAGAGTCGCTGTTGGATAAGATAACGGAGAAGTTCCACGGCCATGATTCTTCTTCCTCGTCGTCTGATTCTGATAACGAtgagaagaagaagtcttcttcatctccttctctgaaaacaaaaatttatcgCTTGTTTGGACGTGAGAAGCCTGTTCACCATGTCCTTGGTGGCGGTAAAC CTGCTGACATTTTCCTGTGGAGGAATAAGAAGGTATCAGGAGGAGTACTTGGTGGTGTAACTGCTATGTGGATTCTGTTTGAATTGATTGAATATCATTTTCTTACTTTGATTTGCCATGGCTTAATCCTTGCTCTTGCAATATTGTTCTTGTGGTCCAACGCCTCCACATTCATCAACAA GAGTCCACCACATATTCCAAACGTTCATATCCCAGAAGAACATGTTGTTCAATTAGCAGATGGACTTAGAGTTGAGATCAATCATGGTTTTTCTATCCTTAGGGATATTGCATCAGGAAGAGATCTGAAGAAGTTTCTATAT GTTATAGCTGGATTGTGGGTCTTGTCCGTCGTTGGGAGTTGGTGCAATTTCCTGACCCTGTTCTATATCG TTTTTGTACTGTTGTTTTCTGTACCCGTTTTCTACGAGAAGTACGATGACAAGGTGGATGCGTTTGCTGAGAAAGCAATGTTTGAAATCAAGAAGCAGTATGCAGTCTTTGATGCAAAGGTATTAAGTAAGATTCCTAAAGGGTCATTGAAAGCCAAGAAGATGCTGTAG